From Plasmodium cynomolgi strain B DNA, scaffold: 0628, whole genome shotgun sequence, the proteins below share one genomic window:
- a CDS encoding CYIR protein (putative;~vir-type antigen) — MKHLHDYFKSYGEIIKCKLSAGECNKYNNYVSYIKNLYDKHYRDCCFLYNCIDEYFECDSKYNPTTVLSVSRDNVDTSRDRKEINQNAKDGEQSNIDIPNLKNNMNIAYLKCFSSYYEEIPNMHFLLKMKQLFILGMGKN, encoded by the exons ATGAAACATTTGCacgattattttaaaagttaTGGAGAAATTATTAAGTGTAAACTATCTGCTGGAGAATGCAACAAATACAATAATTATGTTAGTTATATTAAGAATTTGTATGACAAACATTATAGAGACTGCTGTTTTTTATACAACTGTATTGATGAATACTTTGAATGTGATAGCAAGTACAATCCAACTACAGTCCTTTCTGTATCAAGAGACAATGTTGACACATCACGTGatagaaaagaaattaatcaGAATGCAAAAGATGGAGAACAAAGCAATATAGACATTCCCAATTTAAAGAATAACATGAATATTGCTTACCTGAAGTGTTTTAGTTCTTATTATGAAGAG ATCCCAAACATGCATTTCCTTCTAAAAATGAAGCAGTTGTTTATACTAggtatgggaaaaaattga